A window of the Listeria swaminathanii genome harbors these coding sequences:
- a CDS encoding LCP family glycopolymer transferase, producing the protein MTETRTEKKQKTTSTFTKVMKIASVTLLGIIFFSITGLAAKYYITVQNTFSKINVPLESSNKTASDLEKKKPFSVLLMGSDARPGETNGRADTIILATANKQQNSVEMVSIPRDTKVDYGNGDIGKINASYSKGGPSGTVSAVEKLMPGVPVDYFISINMEGFKDLVDAVGGITVTNDIDLTVVNSKFVKGDITLNGTDALQYVRIRHEDPRGDFGRQDRQRDVIIGIANKVVSSSGVSNFESIMKAVGDNFQTNMTLTDITTMATNYSSVLKNVDSQELKGEGEMIYSESYGFNLYYFAPEQTDLERVITMFKKSLDITE; encoded by the coding sequence ATGACAGAAACTAGGACTGAAAAGAAGCAAAAAACAACGTCCACTTTTACTAAAGTTATGAAAATTGCTAGTGTAACCCTTTTAGGAATTATCTTTTTCTCAATAACAGGATTAGCAGCGAAGTACTACATCACCGTTCAAAATACCTTTTCAAAAATAAATGTGCCTCTAGAATCAAGTAATAAAACAGCAAGTGACTTAGAAAAGAAAAAACCATTTTCTGTATTGTTAATGGGTTCAGATGCTCGGCCTGGCGAAACAAATGGTCGTGCCGATACTATTATTCTTGCCACTGCAAATAAACAACAAAATTCCGTAGAAATGGTCAGTATCCCTCGTGATACAAAAGTTGACTATGGAAATGGCGATATTGGTAAAATTAATGCTTCCTATTCCAAAGGCGGCCCCTCAGGAACCGTCTCAGCCGTTGAAAAACTTATGCCAGGAGTTCCTGTAGATTATTTCATTTCAATCAATATGGAGGGCTTTAAGGACCTTGTAGACGCAGTTGGTGGTATTACTGTTACTAATGATATCGATTTAACGGTCGTAAATAGCAAATTTGTCAAAGGTGATATTACCCTGAATGGCACAGATGCTTTGCAATATGTTCGTATTCGTCATGAAGATCCGCGCGGTGACTTTGGTCGCCAAGATAGACAACGCGATGTTATTATCGGGATTGCGAATAAAGTCGTAAGTTCCTCTGGTGTTTCCAATTTTGAAAGCATTATGAAAGCTGTTGGTGATAATTTCCAAACGAATATGACACTAACCGACATTACAACAATGGCAACAAATTATTCTTCCGTACTAAAAAACGTTGATTCCCAAGAGCTCAAAGGGGAAGGCGAAATGATTTATAGTGAGTCTTACGGATTTAACTTATATTACTTTGCACCTGAACAAACAGATTTAGAACGTGTGATTACCATGTTTAAAAAGAGCTTAGATATTACTGAATAA